One Ranitomeya variabilis isolate aRanVar5 chromosome 4, aRanVar5.hap1, whole genome shotgun sequence genomic window, CTTACAAGGTTGACTGCACCAGAATCGTTGTGCTGTGCAtccgtatgtagcagagctgttgtATGATGACATTATACCTTGTGTTTATTGCAatgaaaggctacgttcacatttgcgttgttgtgtgctgcgtcggcaacacacaacgcacgcaaaacgcagcgctttgtgacgcatgcgttcattttttttttttagcgcaaaaaaaaaaatgcaacatgctgcgtcctctgcgccctgacgcttgcataAAAAaaacgcggctgcgcccgacgcaacgcaaatgtgaatgtaaccTTATCTGGGCTTGCATATGTCTTTCATCCACATTATGCCTGCTACTTAAAGAAGCATTTCTTCTCCTCCCACCAAAATgttcatcctcttaatatattgcagtcatcatattatacaacaCCGTGCACGTACAATTGCTCATTCCACCTTTCCTACCCAGCTAACtcttcttttccattaggtctatgacatcacctgATTAAAAACTGACCTGGTGAATCCGTCTGTGtatgctctatgtagaagcaggaaatatatataattttttttttttttttttccgtcttgAATGacccataagtcactgcaaaagtcccgggGTGAGGGTCGGGGAACTATGTCTTGCCGAGATAAGAAACTTTTTGTTTCCAAGAatcagctgggtagaaaggcaaaatgagtaattCTCCAGTGCCAGGAGCTGGCAGTCATGTACATACTTCCAGGCACATCCTGGCTAGACTATATCCGGCCACGATCAATACACTCGCATTGAGCGAGCCTGTGcaatgtctagttggcatgtgactgcatgtaagcAAATTGCGTATTTCTGGTCATGCTGCTGGCAACGGAGAATCCTCTCCGTGCCTACAATATGTGGATTCAATGGCTTGCggtcagtgactgcagacttgtagctgaaagccagacaacccctttaaggcttacATACATACTAGCACATAGACAACACACTGACCTGTTATTGAATAGGGCTGTTCAGACGAGATCTGTGgttgagctaaaaaaaaaaatatcctttaCAAATCGACCATATtgcacctgatttttttttttttttttttcttaagctgATGGGCAACACAAACTTCCCCGTGTGCATTTATAGACTACTTTACATTAGCATCTGACTGATTAAAAACCACTAATGCAAAATGTCACAATCGAAAGTGATACAACTGCAGATTTTTCTGTCTGGAAAATCCACAGTCAATCTGATCTGTGTGTAATCATCAATAATTATTCATAACataagtcagctctgctacatttcgtGTGATCTAAATTCCTCGCTTGTGAACAAGGTTATCGCTGATATGTGGATATAGGTTAATTGCCGTAATCAACGAGGGAAAGTCTCGTGGAGACATCAGATCAGCGAGTTCTTTCTGCTTAGTCCAGAGGTAAGAGTTTCCTTGTAAGCAGTTTCAACATGGAAACCCAATTTACAACATGGCGAAATGCATTGGAAGGAGTTAACAAGGACTGTATAATGAGGAAGTGTCTACCAAAGACTTGACCCTTGTTGTCTTACTGCCAATATGGTGTAACGAGAGAGGTAGTCTTGGGCTCCTTTTCTGCCGCATGTAAGGATATATTTTCAAGGTACTGTTGAAATTGGGAACAGGGAATAACCCATGGTGGGACTGCACGGTGTATCCTTAACTTTTTGCCTAACCCGCTCACAAGTGTGCACGTTGAAGTGCAATGTGGCGCATGTGCCCAGTTATTATAACTTTATGGTAAAGTACAGTTTCACAAAATATTGACCATCTAATAAACATACTGCAGATCTGCAGTTTTTATGTGAATGTGACCTTACATCTACCGGTAAttatttttcagcaatttttaccAAACTCCTGGCGTTTTGGTAAAATCACATCAGTGAGTGCAATATGTACATGTGTGGCGGCGAGGGTATACGATGGTCACTTGGAGCAAATCTATGGGGTCGCTAGTTTTACTCCTTTTCCACAGCTGGCCTAGTTTTTATTAACATCTGCATCTGTACACTAAacgaaaataataattttttttttttttcaggcagcacCGCCCCAGGACCAGTACCAGAAGGGATAATTCGACTTTACAGCATGAGATTCTGCCCTTTTGCCCAAAGAGCACGGCTTGTCTTGATCGCAAAAGGAATCAAGTAGGCACCAGATTTTTATACCGTTTCTGTAGATTTGACCTGTTCTGCACATTTTCTTGTTTTTGTTAGCTGGTGTTATTTCTCTGCCCTCCCTAAAATAataattaggctaggttcacattgcgttatggcggtatgttaaacagactacgttacaccgtggcataacgcggtgtaacgtagtccgttaacgccgccattgaagaccatgtcggatgcatcgctagcgcactcccacaatgggcgtgcgctaggcgatgtgccatcattgagtgatggacccgagacgcgggctgcagcgtttccgggtccgtcactgctagcgctgtgccaaagtcggcacttgcgtatgcgctgaacggactgcactagggcaatgtgaacctagccttaaataaACTATGGCTTATGGATAACTAGCTGAGACTGGCTGCAACTTTTGGCTAGTTCATAGGCCATGAGtggagcagaggccgagcatgccATACCTCCGCTTGATTCAGGCCAGGGCTGCAGAGCAACATTCTAGTTGTATCAACCCCTGACCTTGGGGTCACAACCGTtagacccccagcaatcagcacGTTATCCCCAATTAATAGAATTAGCCAAATCATGTCATTTATGGGGGAATAGCACAATGTTTTAAGATATTGGTAAATTGGGTTTTTGTAGAGAGAGAATCGTATATTATTGTAGGCCATAATTATAGCGGTTGCAGTCAGAAATAAGCAGTGGGTCACCAGCCTCATTGGTACCATTTGGAGCCCTATTGCAGATTTTCAATTGGGGCTCaagatctttaaaggggttatcaagtctgcagtcactctattgtCAGTTGGTAAGACCAAGCAGTCATGTCACCACAAGTGTGCGATATGTATAATCTGGCCACATTAAGGCAAGACATGTGCCCTTTGTATGTCACAGGATGTAaggggttagggtaccgtcacacagtaccattttaatcgctacgacggcacgattcgtgacgtcgcaacgatcgtatgattatcgctccagcgtcgtagactgcggtcacacgttgcaatcacggcgctggagcgatgccgaagtccccggtaaacatcgggtaactaagcgcagggccgcgcttagtaacccgatgtttaccgtggttaccagcgtaaacgtaaaaaaaccaaacagtacatactcacattccggtgtctgtccccggcgttctgcttctctccactgtgtaagcgccatagccggaaagcacagcggtgacgtcagacgtcaccgctgtgctcgctttccggctggcagacgctcacacagtgcagagaagctgagacgccggaggacagacaccggaatgtaagtatgtactgttcggttttttttttacgtttacgctggtaaccacggtaaacatcgggttactaagcgcggccctgcgcttagttacccgatgtttaccctggttacaagcgaacacatcgctggatcgctgtcacacacaacgatccagcgatgtcagcgggtgatcaagcgacgaaagaaagttccatacgatctgctacgacgtacgattctcagcagggtccctgatcgctgctgcgtgtcagacactgcgatatcgtaacgatatcgctagaacgtcacgaatcgtaccgtcgtagcgatcaaaatggtactgtgtgacggtacccttaagttgTGTTTCTATGATCTCTATATTTATTTTGTGTCTACAAAGTGACTGCTACATGTTTCGCCTGAACTGACCGGTTTTCTTTCTATTCAGACATGAAGTTATCAACATTAACCTAAAGAACAAGCCGGATTGGTTTTTCGAGAAAAGTCCTCTGGGACTGGTGCCATCTATTGAAACCTCTGACGGTAAAATAATCTACGAATCTCCAATTGTTTGCGATTACCTGGATGACGCCTTTCCTAAGAATAAGCTGACCCCAGCCGATCCCTACCAAAAAGCCCAACAGAAGATTCTCCTGGAACATTTCTCTGCGGTAGGAACTTTTTGTTGGACATGTAAAATCCATTTAATGTTGTCTGGGGTTAGAAAAAACTAAACAAAATCAAAGGGTCTTCTTCCATACCCTGCCTGCCCTATACTGAAGGGTTCCATCTGGTTCCCCGAAAAATGGTATTCACAAACTCCAGGGTCATGGATGTGGTGCCAAACTGTGAACCCAGTGTAAGTGGTTTTTCAAGAACCACTCTTTGTGGCTGTGTTGCTGCCTCACAAAACTGTCCTAAGGAGGGTCAACagtcaggctggggtcacacatggcgtaagacaatacgccacgtattatacgtccgtactacggccgtaatatggagaaatgttcccaaaatattgatccgtagtcagggtgtgtcagcgtattttgcgcatggcatcctccgtatgtaatccgtatggcatccgtactgcgagattttcgcgcaggcttgcaaaaccgacatctaatggatttatgtgctcaaatgttcattaaaacatatatacagtatgtcattgagacacatatatatattctgtatttatatttcattcagcgcgatatctgtgaacagccggtaattcaattgccgcctttgcatttctccttcacaaacccgacatgatatgagacatgattacatacagtaaaccatctcatatcccctttttgttggcatattccacactactaatgttagtagtgtgtatgtgcaaaatttcagcactgtagctgctgaaataaagggttaaatggcggaaaaaattggcgtgggctcccgcgcaattttctccgccagagtggtaaagccagtgactgagggcagatattaatagccaggagagggtccatggttattggccccccgtggctacaaacatctgcccccagccaccccagaaaaggcacatctggaagatgcgtctattctggcacttggccactctcttcccactccctgtagcggtgggatatggggtaatgaagggttaatgccaccttgctattgtaaggtgacattaagccagattaataatggagaggcgtcaattatgacacctatccattattaatccaattgtaggaaagggttaaaaaacacacacgattaaaaagtattttaatgaaataaacacagcggttgttgtaataatttattgttctcgcaatccatttgcaaaccctcgcttggcaaaataataaacgcacaatatacataccttctgatgtcagatcatgtcccacgaagtaatccatatgaaggggttaactaatattacaggcacgagctgcgataatccactcgctcgtgcctgtaatccccgggtgctgaaaggaaagcagtgatctatacttacattcagtcgcggtgaggcgccctctggtggatgttctcatgaactgcagcctgggaactttttcccacgctccaggtcatatgaggacatccaccagggggcgcatcaccgcgactgaaggaaatgtaggtcaatgacctacatttcattcattcgccggggcttacaggcacggagcaccgctgcattagcagggctcctgcctgtaatattagttaaccccttcagatggattacatcgttggacgtgatctgacatcagaaggtatgtattttgtgcgtttattattttgccaagcgagggtttgcaaatggattgcgagaacaataaattattacaacaaccgctgtgtttatttcattaaaatcctttttaatcatgtgtgtgtgtgtgtgtgtgtgttttttaaccctttcctacaattggattaataatggataggtgtcataattgacgcctctccattattaatctggcttaatgtcaccttacaatagcaaggtggcattaacccttcattaccccatatcccaccgctacagggagtgggaagagagtggccaagtgccagaataggcgcatcttccagatgtgccttttctggggtggctgggggcagatgtttttagccacggggggggccaataaccatggaccctctctaggctattaatatctgccctcagtcactggctttaccactctggcggagaaaattgcgcgggagcccacgccaattttttccgccatttaaccctttattttagcagctacagcgctgaaattttgcacatacacactactaacattagtagtgtggaatatgcaaaaaaaaagggggatatgagatggtttactgtatgtaaaccatgtctcatatcatgtcgggtttgtgcaggagaaggaaaaagccggcaattgaatttccgacttttcactaacagcgctgcgtatttctcgcaagtcacactgctggtccgtgtggaatccgtatttttctcgcccccatagactttcattggcgtattatttgcgcagtacgctgacaaacgcagcatgctgcgattttgtacggccgtagaaagccgtataatactgaaccgtaatatacggctgataggagcagccccattgagaagcattgtgccgtatgtaatgcgagttttacggacgtagtttatgcgctcttacgtacgtaaaacacgcatgtgtgaccccagcctcagtcATTCATTCAGTTGAAAGGAGAGTAAAGTTAACTTTATATTTAGGAAATGCCTAACGAGACACGTAATGTGCCTTTGTGTGCTTGACCTCAGGTTACCGCTGTGCTCTACAAGATCATGTTTGCCAAGAAGGACAATCAAGATACAAGTGAATTAAAGACTCAGTTTTTTGAGAAATTTAAAAAATTCGAAGAGGTAAGGAAGTGTTTTTGCAAAATTATCTACCATACATTTTTGCTGATGCTGTACATTTTATATACTGATAATACGCAATATAGGAACAAAGCCATTAAAGGGTCTTTCTCATATTTGATCTCCATGACGGCACCATTAGCTATCATCCCAGATTGCTGGGGTGCAGTGCACTCCTAGTGATGGTTTTGACCAGGGGGACAGTTAagccccccgtctcactaagcgagatcgctgctgagtcacaagttttgtgacgcaacagcgacctcagtagcgatctcgctatgtgtgacacgtagcagcgaccaggcccctgctgtgagatcgctggtcgtgtcggaatggcctggacctttttttgatcgttgaggtcccgctgggtagcacacatcgctgtgtttgacaccttaccaacgacctcgttgacgactcagacactgaatcatcataatagctcccatgtgacatcgttgtacaggtcgctagtgagatgtcaaacagtgagatcgcagcagcgatcgttggaagatctcactgtttaacatctcaccagcgaccacatagcgacgcagcaacgatccctgacaggtcgtatcgttgtcgggatcgcttttgcgtcgctaagtgagacggggcctttacactgctTGACCAAAC contains:
- the LOC143769723 gene encoding glutathione S-transferase omega-1-like; this encodes MAGSQRSLAKGSTAPGPVPEGIIRLYSMRFCPFAQRARLVLIAKGIKHEVININLKNKPDWFFEKSPLGLVPSIETSDGKIIYESPIVCDYLDDAFPKNKLTPADPYQKAQQKILLEHFSAVTAVLYKIMFAKKDNQDTSELKTQFFEKFKKFEEALAKRNSPYFGGASVSMIDYMIWPWFERFIVFDVLEILEKTPRVNAWYELMLQDQAVKDTFTEPEVLIGFVKLYTQNDLNAGDYDLD